The Blautia hydrogenotrophica DSM 10507 genome window below encodes:
- a CDS encoding bifunctional folylpolyglutamate synthase/dihydrofolate synthase: MNYNEAVAYIDETPKFTTKNSLEHTRECLRRLGNPQEAFRVIHVAGTNGKGSTCAFLTSMLREAGYSCGLFTSPHLIEINERFQINEVPVDNEIFLAAFHRVKEMADELVAQGSHHPTYFEMLFLMGMLIFKEAGVDYVTLETGLGGRLDATTSIENPMACVITSISMDHMEYLGNSLEEIASEKAGIIVPGVPVIFDGNHGAAAEVVRKKAQELGSPFYEVCEADCEILRNTRDGIDFSMKNGYYEKNIFSIPFVARYQVMNAALALKTMEVMREQFSFTTRQLQMGMAQTRWQGRMETVLPGVIVDGAHNEDGVFRFVETARYFQEESKITLLFSAVSDKDYKDMIRTICQGIHLDQVVTTQIDGYRVVPAQELAQLFRDCGCSDVIAEPEIPKAFVQARKKQGDGLLFCVGSLYLVGEIKDEIRRQTDD; encoded by the coding sequence TTGAATTATAATGAAGCAGTTGCTTATATTGATGAAACTCCGAAATTTACAACGAAAAACAGTCTGGAGCATACCAGAGAATGTCTGAGAAGACTGGGAAACCCCCAGGAAGCATTTCGGGTCATTCACGTAGCCGGGACGAATGGAAAGGGCAGTACCTGCGCATTCTTGACATCCATGCTCAGGGAAGCGGGGTATTCTTGTGGACTGTTTACCTCTCCACATCTGATTGAGATCAACGAGCGCTTTCAGATCAATGAGGTTCCTGTGGACAATGAGATCTTTCTGGCCGCCTTCCACAGAGTGAAAGAGATGGCGGATGAGCTAGTGGCTCAGGGCAGTCACCATCCCACGTATTTTGAGATGCTGTTTTTGATGGGAATGCTGATTTTTAAGGAAGCGGGCGTGGATTACGTGACTTTAGAGACGGGATTAGGAGGCAGGCTCGATGCGACGACATCCATTGAAAATCCTATGGCTTGTGTGATCACGTCGATCAGTATGGACCACATGGAGTACCTGGGAAACAGTCTGGAAGAAATAGCATCAGAGAAGGCTGGAATCATTGTTCCTGGAGTGCCGGTGATCTTCGATGGAAACCATGGCGCGGCGGCAGAGGTTGTGAGAAAGAAGGCACAGGAACTGGGAAGTCCCTTCTACGAGGTCTGTGAAGCGGACTGTGAGATTTTGAGAAATACCCGGGATGGAATTGATTTTTCCATGAAAAACGGGTATTATGAGAAGAACATTTTTTCCATTCCGTTTGTGGCACGATATCAGGTGATGAACGCGGCACTAGCTCTCAAAACGATGGAAGTCATGAGAGAGCAGTTTTCTTTCACGACTCGGCAGCTCCAAATGGGAATGGCCCAAACTCGTTGGCAGGGACGGATGGAGACCGTGTTGCCAGGAGTGATTGTGGATGGAGCTCACAATGAAGATGGAGTATTTCGTTTCGTGGAGACTGCGAGATATTTCCAGGAGGAATCCAAGATTACTCTGCTGTTCTCAGCAGTGTCAGACAAGGATTACAAGGATATGATTCGGACAATCTGCCAGGGCATTCATCTGGACCAGGTGGTGACGACGCAGATTGACGGTTACAGGGTAGTGCCGGCGCAGGAGTTGGCACAGCTGTTTCGGGACTGTGGGTGCTCGGATGTGATTGCGGAGCCAGAAATTCCAAAAGCCTTTGTGCAGGCCAGAAAGAAGCAGGGAGATGGACTTCTTTTTTGTGTGGGTTCGCTGTACCTGGTAGGTGAGATCAAAGATGAGATCAGGAGGCAGACCGATGATTAA
- a CDS encoding valine--tRNA ligase: MSKELAKTYDPKGIEEKLYQKWMDRGYFHAKVNPDKKPFTIVMPPPNITGQLHMGHALDNTLQDIMIRFKRMQGYETLWQPGTDHAAIATEVKVIEKLKEQGIDKNEIGREEFLKHAWAWKEEYGGRINNQLKKMGVSADWDRERFTMDEGCSKAVQEVFIRMYNKGYIYKGSRIINWCPVCKTSISDAEVEHEDQNGFFWHIKYPIVGEEGRYVEIATTRPETLLGDTAVAVNPEDERYQDLIGKMLELPLTGRQIPVIADSYVDKEFGTGCVKITPAHDPNDFEVGRRHNLEEINVMNDDATINELGGKYAGMERYEARKAIVADLEAEGLLVKVVPHSHNVGTHDRCGTTVEPMIKPQWFVKMDEMAKAAIEVLNKDLKFVPSRFDKIYLHWLENIRDWCISRQLWWGHRIPAYYCDECGQVEVAHEMPKKCSKCGCTHFTQDEDTLDTWFSSALWPFSTLGWPEKTPELEYFYPTDVLVTGYDIIFFWVIRMVFSALEQTGKTPFHHVLIHGLVRDSQGRKMSKSLGNGIDPLEVIDKYGADALRLTLVTGNAPGNDMRFYWEKVEASRNFANKVWNASRFILMNLEGKTVTEPDLAQLNPEDRWILSKLNTVAQEVTENMEKYELGIAVQKIYDFLWDVFCDWYIEMAKVRIWKAEEAPKEANDALWTLRTVLTEGLKLLHPFMPFITEEIYCALLPQEESVMISQWPEYQQAWNFPKDELAVASVQEAVRGIRNTRSQMNVPQNRRTNVFIVGTDAAACARFETLKTAYMNLALAKEIHVQSDKAGIGEDAVSVVISDAVVYLPMEDLVDKEKELERLKKEELRLTKEIARGEGMLSNQSFVAKAPAAKVEQEKEKLQKYKEMMEKVRVQLEQLQK; the protein is encoded by the coding sequence ATGAGCAAAGAGTTGGCAAAGACCTATGATCCAAAGGGAATAGAGGAAAAGCTCTATCAAAAATGGATGGACCGTGGCTATTTTCATGCGAAAGTAAATCCAGATAAGAAACCATTTACCATAGTGATGCCGCCGCCAAATATTACCGGGCAGCTGCATATGGGCCATGCTTTGGATAATACTTTGCAGGATATCATGATTCGTTTTAAGAGAATGCAAGGTTATGAGACTTTGTGGCAGCCAGGCACAGACCATGCGGCCATCGCCACAGAAGTAAAGGTCATCGAGAAATTGAAGGAGCAGGGGATAGACAAAAACGAAATTGGCCGCGAGGAATTTTTAAAACATGCTTGGGCTTGGAAAGAAGAATATGGTGGAAGAATCAACAATCAGCTAAAGAAGATGGGTGTGTCTGCGGATTGGGACAGAGAACGCTTTACGATGGATGAGGGATGTTCCAAAGCAGTTCAGGAGGTCTTTATCCGCATGTACAACAAGGGATATATCTATAAAGGTTCCCGTATTATCAACTGGTGTCCGGTGTGCAAGACTTCCATCTCAGATGCAGAGGTAGAGCATGAGGACCAGAATGGTTTTTTCTGGCATATTAAATATCCGATTGTGGGAGAAGAAGGCCGTTATGTAGAGATCGCGACTACCCGTCCGGAGACTCTTCTGGGAGATACCGCGGTGGCTGTAAATCCAGAGGACGAGAGATATCAGGATTTGATCGGAAAGATGCTGGAGCTGCCGCTGACAGGGCGCCAGATTCCGGTGATCGCGGATTCTTATGTGGACAAGGAGTTTGGAACAGGATGCGTAAAAATTACACCGGCCCATGACCCCAATGACTTTGAGGTGGGCAGACGCCATAATTTAGAAGAAATCAATGTGATGAATGACGATGCCACCATCAATGAGCTGGGCGGAAAGTATGCAGGAATGGAGCGCTATGAGGCCAGAAAAGCGATTGTGGCCGATCTGGAGGCCGAGGGGCTTTTGGTGAAGGTGGTTCCTCATTCTCACAATGTGGGAACCCATGATCGCTGCGGAACTACGGTGGAACCAATGATTAAGCCTCAGTGGTTTGTGAAAATGGATGAGATGGCCAAAGCAGCCATTGAGGTACTGAATAAAGACTTAAAATTTGTACCTTCCCGTTTTGACAAGATCTACCTGCACTGGTTAGAGAATATCCGTGACTGGTGTATTTCACGTCAGCTCTGGTGGGGACACAGGATTCCGGCTTACTACTGTGATGAGTGTGGACAGGTGGAAGTGGCTCATGAGATGCCGAAAAAGTGCAGCAAGTGCGGATGTACGCATTTTACCCAGGATGAGGATACCCTGGATACCTGGTTTTCCTCCGCGTTGTGGCCGTTTTCTACCTTAGGCTGGCCAGAGAAAACTCCTGAGCTGGAGTATTTCTATCCGACGGATGTCCTGGTAACAGGCTATGATATCATTTTCTTCTGGGTAATCCGTATGGTCTTTTCCGCGTTGGAGCAGACAGGAAAGACGCCATTTCACCACGTGCTGATTCATGGACTGGTGAGAGATTCCCAGGGGCGCAAAATGAGCAAGTCTCTGGGAAATGGCATTGATCCGCTGGAAGTCATAGACAAGTATGGAGCGGATGCGCTGAGACTGACCCTGGTGACGGGCAACGCGCCGGGAAATGATATGCGTTTCTACTGGGAAAAGGTGGAAGCCAGCAGGAATTTTGCCAATAAGGTTTGGAATGCCTCCCGGTTTATCCTGATGAATCTGGAAGGAAAGACGGTGACAGAGCCTGATCTGGCTCAGCTGAATCCTGAAGACAGATGGATTTTATCAAAGTTAAATACGGTGGCCCAGGAAGTCACGGAGAACATGGAAAAATATGAGCTGGGAATCGCGGTTCAGAAGATCTATGATTTTCTCTGGGATGTATTTTGCGACTGGTATATTGAGATGGCAAAGGTACGCATCTGGAAAGCCGAGGAAGCGCCGAAGGAAGCGAACGATGCACTTTGGACTCTGCGCACAGTGCTGACAGAAGGGCTGAAGCTGTTGCATCCATTCATGCCGTTTATCACAGAGGAAATTTATTGTGCCCTGCTGCCGCAGGAGGAATCCGTTATGATTTCCCAGTGGCCTGAATATCAACAGGCATGGAATTTCCCGAAAGATGAGTTGGCAGTTGCTTCTGTTCAGGAGGCTGTCAGAGGAATTCGAAATACCAGAAGTCAGATGAATGTTCCACAAAACCGCAGAACGAATGTATTCATCGTGGGAACGGACGCGGCTGCTTGCGCTAGATTTGAGACTTTGAAAACGGCGTATATGAATCTGGCTTTGGCGAAAGAAATTCATGTGCAGTCAGACAAGGCCGGAATAGGGGAAGACGCAGTGTCTGTGGTGATATCCGACGCAGTGGTGTATCTGCCGATGGAAGATCTGGTAGACAAAGAGAAAGAATTGGAGAGACTGAAGAAAGAAGAACTCCGCCTGACAAAAGAGATTGCGCGCGGAGAGGGAATGCTCAGCAATCAGAGCTTTGTAGCCAAAGCTCCGGCTGCTAAGGTTGAGCAGGAAAAAGAAAAATTGCAGAAATATAAAGAGATGATGGAAAAGGTTAGAGTGCAGCTGGAACAATTGCAGAAATAG
- a CDS encoding FtsX-like permease family protein, with protein sequence MKKALHKDFFMEIKKSYSRFLSIFFIVALGVAFFSGIQAASPDMRYSGDAYFDDNRLMDIKVVSTLGLSDNDLKALEKVDGVQYVEGAYGTDVLCGEGGAQKVLHVESLNEKVNTVTVEEGRLPQKEGECLLDSEFLESAGYEIGDTVTFSENDTELLKVHKYEIVGSGNSPLYISFSRGNTTLGSGEVDGFVYVSKENFDQDAYTQAYLQVEGSRELTSFTDEYNELIEQVAKKVEGIEKQQCQLRYDEVKTEANQELTDARKELENKEREVQEELQDAWQQLEDGRQELSDGKAEYEDGKRQLEDAKKQVTDGKAQLSDGKKELEDGKKQLSDGKQQLASGWSQVADGWEQVTASRKELQEGKEELEASQKKLDEEIKKADLDGKWKEYKQQKEAFDTQKKQYERGVQTVQNSLNEVKKAQEQLTVLQAQYDQLKQAVDGGTLEGEELENAKAQLEQLKVSIDQLQTVVAAKPQLEAKLTELEKQKPALDAAEAQLADGKKQLEDAQAQLDAAQEKIDAGKKELEQGEAQIEEAVQKLLSTQQTLKASQSQISDSERQLEDGQREIDENEQKLKEAQEEIDENEQKLIEAEQDLKDGESELADGEKEYEDGKKEADEKIADAKRKLKDAEQEVADLEVPQWYVTDRSDLPEYTDYGDNADRIRNIGKVFPVLFFLVAALISLTTMTRMVEEQRVQIGTMKALGYGKLDIASKYLSYAFLATIGGCVLGVLVGEKFLPYIIIKAYGIMYHHMATDLQIHYELTFTMIASLAAMICTMGATFSACYKELAETPASLMRPPAPKEGKRVLLERVTFLWKRLNFSWKSSVRNLFRYKKRFFMTVFGISGSMALLLVGFGLRDSITDIARLQYEQLQHFDATVIMDEDASGKERQDVDVFIEENGEIKRATKVLFKQVTTRENHANLSVYLYVPENMEEFQQDVTFQDRKTKEQYTMDDNGAIVSEKTASLVGVKEGDVIVLEEDNQKYEVPVSHICENYLSHYIYLSPKLYRETFKEEPQFHDILLTFHTEDESEEAKIGQQILEYPGALSISYNRNIQEQLNNMLSALDMVMIVLIVSAGLLAFVVLYNLNNINITERQRELATIKVLGFYDGEVSAYVFRENILLTVIGVAVGGILGIFLHRFVITTVEVDACMFGRNISALSFIFSGLITCGFSAFVNGVMHFKLKKIDMVESLKSVE encoded by the coding sequence AGTGGCATTTTTCTCGGGAATACAGGCGGCTTCACCGGATATGCGCTATTCAGGGGACGCCTATTTTGACGATAACCGTCTGATGGACATCAAAGTGGTGAGCACGTTGGGGCTGAGTGATAACGATTTAAAGGCCCTAGAAAAGGTAGATGGAGTCCAGTACGTAGAAGGCGCTTACGGAACGGATGTTCTTTGTGGAGAAGGAGGAGCTCAAAAAGTTCTCCATGTGGAAAGTCTGAACGAAAAAGTAAACACGGTGACTGTAGAGGAGGGAAGACTTCCGCAGAAAGAAGGGGAATGTCTGTTAGACAGTGAGTTTCTTGAATCTGCGGGATATGAGATTGGCGATACCGTCACTTTCTCAGAGAACGATACGGAGCTGTTGAAGGTACATAAATACGAGATCGTGGGAAGCGGAAACAGCCCGCTGTACATATCTTTCAGCCGTGGAAATACGACACTAGGTTCGGGAGAAGTGGACGGTTTTGTGTATGTTTCCAAGGAGAATTTTGACCAGGATGCATATACTCAGGCCTATCTTCAGGTAGAAGGTTCCAGGGAATTGACCAGCTTTACGGATGAGTACAATGAATTGATCGAGCAGGTGGCCAAGAAAGTGGAGGGTATTGAAAAACAGCAGTGTCAGCTCCGCTATGATGAGGTGAAGACAGAGGCTAATCAGGAACTTACGGATGCACGAAAAGAGCTGGAAAACAAAGAGCGGGAGGTTCAAGAGGAGCTGCAAGATGCTTGGCAGCAGTTGGAGGACGGGAGACAAGAGCTGTCTGACGGCAAGGCGGAATATGAGGATGGAAAAAGGCAGTTAGAAGATGCGAAGAAGCAGGTCACAGACGGAAAAGCTCAGCTATCTGACGGTAAGAAAGAATTGGAAGATGGCAAAAAGCAGCTGTCTGATGGGAAGCAGCAGTTGGCCAGCGGCTGGAGCCAGGTGGCGGACGGCTGGGAGCAGGTAACTGCCAGTAGAAAAGAGCTGCAAGAAGGGAAGGAGGAACTGGAAGCCAGCCAGAAAAAGTTGGATGAAGAGATAAAAAAGGCGGATTTAGACGGCAAGTGGAAGGAGTACAAGCAGCAAAAGGAAGCCTTTGATACGCAAAAGAAACAGTATGAGCGGGGGGTACAGACAGTTCAAAACAGCCTGAACGAAGTGAAAAAAGCGCAGGAGCAGCTGACTGTGCTGCAGGCCCAGTATGACCAGCTGAAACAGGCAGTGGATGGGGGAACTCTCGAGGGAGAGGAATTGGAGAATGCCAAGGCTCAGTTAGAACAGCTAAAGGTAAGCATTGACCAACTCCAAACAGTTGTCGCGGCAAAACCGCAGCTGGAAGCAAAATTAACTGAGCTGGAAAAGCAAAAACCGGCTTTGGACGCGGCCGAAGCTCAACTGGCTGACGGCAAAAAGCAGTTGGAAGACGCCCAGGCTCAGCTGGATGCGGCTCAGGAGAAGATCGACGCTGGCAAAAAAGAGCTGGAGCAAGGGGAAGCGCAGATTGAAGAGGCCGTTCAAAAGCTTTTGAGCACTCAACAGACTCTCAAGGCTAGTCAGTCTCAGATCTCGGACAGTGAGAGACAGTTGGAAGACGGACAAAGGGAGATTGATGAAAATGAGCAGAAGCTGAAAGAGGCTCAGGAGGAGATTGATGAGAATGAGCAGAAACTCATAGAGGCGGAGCAGGATTTGAAAGACGGCGAGAGTGAATTGGCCGATGGGGAAAAGGAATATGAGGATGGAAAGAAAGAGGCGGACGAAAAAATTGCCGACGCAAAGCGCAAGTTAAAAGACGCGGAGCAGGAAGTCGCCGATTTGGAGGTGCCGCAGTGGTATGTGACGGACAGGAGCGATTTGCCTGAATATACAGACTATGGAGACAATGCGGATCGAATTCGAAACATCGGAAAGGTATTCCCGGTTTTGTTTTTCCTGGTAGCTGCCTTGATCAGTCTGACTACGATGACCCGAATGGTTGAGGAGCAAAGGGTTCAGATCGGCACCATGAAGGCTTTGGGATATGGAAAGCTGGATATTGCCTCGAAATATCTAAGTTATGCTTTTTTGGCTACAATTGGCGGCTGTGTTTTAGGCGTACTGGTGGGAGAGAAGTTTTTGCCTTATATTATCATCAAGGCATATGGAATCATGTACCATCATATGGCTACGGATTTGCAGATTCACTATGAGCTGACGTTTACCATGATTGCTTCTTTGGCGGCGATGATCTGCACAATGGGAGCCACATTTTCCGCCTGCTATAAGGAATTGGCGGAGACGCCTGCCTCCCTGATGAGACCGCCGGCGCCGAAAGAAGGAAAGAGAGTTCTGTTGGAACGGGTTACATTTTTGTGGAAGCGGCTGAATTTCAGTTGGAAGTCTTCGGTGAGAAATCTGTTCCGATACAAAAAGAGGTTCTTCATGACGGTCTTTGGTATCAGTGGGAGTATGGCCCTGCTTTTGGTAGGATTTGGACTGAGGGATTCCATCACGGATATTGCGAGATTACAGTATGAACAACTGCAGCATTTTGACGCCACGGTGATTATGGATGAGGATGCCAGTGGGAAAGAGCGGCAGGATGTGGACGTGTTCATTGAAGAAAACGGTGAGATTAAGAGGGCTACGAAGGTCTTGTTTAAGCAGGTGACGACCAGGGAGAATCATGCGAACCTCAGCGTGTATTTGTATGTGCCGGAGAACATGGAAGAATTTCAGCAGGATGTGACTTTCCAGGACAGGAAGACGAAGGAGCAGTACACGATGGATGATAACGGGGCGATTGTTTCTGAAAAGACAGCCTCCTTGGTGGGAGTAAAAGAAGGGGATGTGATCGTCTTAGAGGAAGATAACCAGAAATATGAGGTTCCTGTCTCACACATCTGTGAGAACTACCTGAGTCATTATATCTATCTGTCTCCAAAACTTTACCGTGAGACCTTTAAAGAGGAACCGCAGTTTCATGATATCCTGCTTACGTTCCACACGGAAGATGAGTCTGAAGAGGCAAAGATCGGCCAGCAGATTCTGGAATACCCAGGGGCTTTGAGCATTTCCTACAATCGAAATATCCAGGAGCAGTTGAATAATATGCTCAGTGCTCTAGATATGGTTATGATTGTCCTGATTGTCTCGGCGGGCCTTTTGGCCTTTGTGGTGCTGTATAATTTGAATAATATCAATATCACAGAGAGGCAGAGGGAATTGGCGACGATCAAAGTGCTGGGATTTTATGACGGAGAAGTCTCTGCTTATGTTTTTCGCGAGAACATCCTGCTCACAGTGATCGGTGTGGCAGTAGGAGGTATTTTGGGGATTTTCCTGCATCGGTTCGTAATCACTACGGTGGAGGTGGATGCCTGTATGTTCGGCCGAAATATCTCTGCGCTTAGTTTTATTTTCAGTGGTCTGATTACCTGTGGCTTTTCAGCTTTTGTCAATGGAGTCATGCACTTTAAGCTGAAGAAGATCGATATGGTGGAATCTCTGAAAAGTGTGGAGTGA
- a CDS encoding sulfatase-like hydrolase/transferase, which translates to MRPWVEKLNKVSLLVQALVVCIGYYLIETISRHSFREAWEYMTTRPLVFLYNAGLIFTTTLIVYLVRRRVFVRTLLAIFWMTLGIINGVLLAQRVTPFTGPDLHLITDAFKIAKKYLPIPGLILAGIAFVLVILGLVWLFWKGPKFQGPLKYKYNVPLVLAGVLLFMGSTKLALEKRVLSNYFGNIAFAYEDYGYPYCLATTIFNTGISCPQDYSQEEIDRIKSTESELGETQEDSRPNIIFLQLESFFDPTEVNFLEFSEDPIPTFRKLMKEYSSGYFRVPSVGAGTANTEFETITGMSLRYFGPGEYPYKSILKETTCESAPYVLKELGYTTHAIHNNEANFYGRRTVFPNLGFDTFTSEEYMPREDEKNPLGWVEDQVLTDHILDCLESSEGPDYVYTISVQGHGAYPDEPLLEDPEIEVTGAKTDAENNKWEYYANEIHEMDKFVAQLVKALEDYDEDVVLVMYGDHLPTMGLEVEDLKNRYLFQTEYVMWDNMGLKKKDENVASYQMAAVTMDRLGIHEGNIFRYHQARRNTRNYQVDLETLQYDILYGEEYVYGGKSPYERTSMRMGIHDTEFREVRKDVSVEGSYYIIGNYFTPSSEVQINGDWVDTNYLDTNTLLITGQNLTDYDRISVVQRSNSSTRRALTKTNNRLYYAVKSENKGILSFDSEE; encoded by the coding sequence ATGAGACCGTGGGTTGAGAAACTAAACAAAGTATCACTGCTGGTGCAGGCGCTGGTCGTCTGCATCGGCTATTACCTGATTGAGACAATATCCAGGCATTCTTTTCGAGAAGCCTGGGAGTACATGACGACCCGGCCATTGGTGTTTTTATATAATGCAGGGTTGATTTTTACTACAACTTTAATTGTGTATCTGGTGCGCAGGAGGGTGTTTGTCAGAACCCTCCTGGCAATTTTTTGGATGACTCTGGGGATTATCAATGGAGTACTCCTGGCACAGAGAGTCACGCCTTTTACTGGACCGGATCTTCACCTGATTACGGACGCTTTTAAGATTGCCAAAAAGTATCTTCCAATTCCTGGACTGATCTTAGCAGGCATCGCTTTTGTGCTTGTGATTCTGGGACTGGTCTGGCTTTTCTGGAAAGGGCCTAAGTTTCAGGGGCCGCTGAAATATAAGTATAACGTACCTCTGGTTTTGGCAGGGGTTCTGCTGTTCATGGGCTCGACGAAGCTGGCACTGGAAAAGCGGGTGCTGTCTAATTATTTTGGGAATATTGCTTTTGCCTATGAGGATTATGGATATCCTTATTGTCTGGCTACGACGATTTTCAACACGGGTATTAGCTGTCCGCAGGACTACTCACAAGAAGAGATAGACAGGATAAAAAGTACAGAGTCAGAGCTAGGAGAGACACAGGAGGATTCTAGGCCCAATATTATTTTTCTGCAATTGGAGTCATTTTTTGACCCTACAGAGGTGAATTTCCTAGAGTTCTCTGAGGACCCGATACCGACATTCCGAAAACTGATGAAGGAGTATTCTTCCGGGTATTTTCGGGTCCCTTCCGTAGGAGCAGGAACGGCGAATACAGAGTTTGAGACAATCACAGGTATGAGTTTGAGGTATTTCGGACCGGGAGAGTATCCGTACAAGTCGATCTTAAAGGAGACTACCTGTGAGAGTGCGCCTTATGTACTAAAAGAGCTGGGCTATACGACCCATGCAATTCATAATAATGAGGCGAATTTTTATGGGCGCAGAACTGTGTTTCCAAATTTGGGATTTGACACGTTTACATCTGAGGAATACATGCCCCGGGAGGATGAGAAGAATCCTCTGGGCTGGGTGGAGGACCAGGTATTGACGGACCATATTCTAGATTGTTTAGAGTCCTCGGAAGGACCAGACTATGTGTACACAATTTCTGTGCAAGGCCATGGCGCTTATCCTGACGAGCCTTTGTTGGAGGACCCTGAGATCGAGGTGACTGGGGCAAAGACAGATGCAGAAAATAACAAGTGGGAATATTACGCTAACGAAATTCACGAGATGGACAAGTTCGTCGCTCAGCTTGTCAAGGCGCTGGAAGATTACGACGAAGATGTGGTTCTCGTAATGTACGGAGATCATCTACCGACTATGGGGTTGGAAGTGGAAGACTTAAAGAACCGCTATCTGTTCCAGACAGAGTATGTGATGTGGGACAATATGGGCTTGAAGAAAAAGGATGAGAATGTGGCGTCTTATCAGATGGCGGCGGTGACCATGGACAGGTTGGGAATCCATGAGGGAAATATTTTCCGGTACCACCAGGCAAGGCGTAATACGAGAAATTACCAGGTGGATTTGGAGACTTTGCAGTATGACATTCTCTATGGAGAAGAGTATGTGTACGGAGGAAAGAGTCCGTATGAGAGGACTTCCATGAGAATGGGAATTCATGACACGGAGTTTAGGGAGGTCAGAAAGGATGTCAGCGTGGAGGGAAGCTATTATATCATTGGAAATTATTTTACGCCTTCCAGTGAAGTCCAGATCAACGGAGACTGGGTGGATACCAACTATCTGGACACCAACACCTTGTTGATTACGGGCCAAAACTTGACAGATTATGACCGGATTTCCGTGGTGCAAAGGAGCAACAGTTCGACGAGAAGAGCTCTGACTAAGACGAATAACCGACTGTACTATGCAGTAAAAAGTGAAAATAAAGGAATTCTGAGTTTTGATAGTGAGGAGTAA